One genomic segment of Streptomyces liangshanensis includes these proteins:
- a CDS encoding RidA family protein, with protein MSGGTPGQVRKISSGGPWEESFGYSRAVQLPNGLVLVSGCTSVVGGRIAEGSPYEQTRTAFGVAVKALEELGLGAEHVVRTRMYITHPRDADDVGRAHKELFDPVRPAASMVVVAGLIDPSLVVEVEVEAYRAPSGGPA; from the coding sequence ATGAGCGGCGGGACGCCGGGCCAGGTGCGGAAGATCTCCTCGGGCGGGCCGTGGGAGGAGTCCTTCGGCTACTCCCGCGCGGTACAGCTGCCCAACGGCCTGGTGCTCGTGTCCGGTTGTACGTCGGTGGTCGGCGGCCGGATCGCCGAGGGCAGCCCGTACGAGCAGACGAGGACCGCCTTCGGCGTGGCCGTCAAGGCGCTGGAGGAGCTCGGCCTCGGCGCCGAGCATGTGGTCCGCACCCGGATGTACATCACCCACCCGCGCGACGCCGACGACGTGGGCCGCGCCCACAAGGAGCTGTTCGACCCCGTACGGCCGGCCGCCTCCATGGTCGTCGTCGCGGGCCTCATCGACCCGAGCCTGGTCGTCGAGGTGGAGGTCGAGGCCTACCGGGCCCCCTCGGGAGGCCCCGCATGA
- the hisF gene encoding imidazole glycerol phosphate synthase subunit HisF gives MSLAVRVIPCLDVDNGRVVKGVNFQNLRDAGDPVEMAKLYDAEGADELTFLDITASSGDRETTYDVVRRTAEQVFIPLTVGGGVRTPGDVDKLLRAGADKVGVNTAAIARPDLIREIAERFGRQVLVLSVDARRTPSGSFEVTTHGGRRGTGIDAVEWAHRAAELGAGEILLNSMDADGTKDGYDTEMIAAVRKHVTVPVIASGGAGRLADFPPAVAAGADAVLAASVFHFGDLRIGQVKEILREAGHPVR, from the coding sequence ATGAGCCTGGCGGTACGGGTCATCCCCTGCCTGGACGTGGACAACGGCCGGGTCGTCAAGGGCGTCAACTTCCAGAACCTCCGCGACGCGGGCGACCCCGTCGAGATGGCGAAGCTGTACGACGCCGAGGGCGCCGACGAGTTGACGTTCCTCGACATCACCGCCTCCTCCGGCGACCGCGAGACCACCTACGACGTGGTGCGCCGCACCGCCGAGCAGGTCTTCATCCCGCTGACCGTCGGCGGGGGCGTCCGTACCCCCGGGGACGTCGACAAGCTGCTGCGCGCGGGCGCGGACAAGGTCGGCGTCAACACGGCGGCCATCGCGCGCCCCGACCTCATCCGCGAGATCGCCGAGCGCTTCGGACGCCAGGTGCTGGTCCTGTCGGTCGACGCGCGCCGGACGCCGTCGGGGTCCTTCGAGGTCACCACGCACGGCGGCCGCCGGGGCACCGGCATCGACGCCGTCGAGTGGGCGCACCGGGCCGCCGAACTGGGCGCCGGGGAGATCCTGCTCAACTCGATGGACGCGGACGGCACGAAGGACGGCTACGACACCGAGATGATCGCGGCCGTACGGAAGCACGTGACCGTCCCCGTCATCGCCTCGGGCGGCGCCGGCCGGCTCGCGGACTTCCCGCCGGCCGTCGCGGCGGGCGCCGACGCGGTCCTCGCCGCGTCCGTCTTCCACTTCGGCGATCTGCGCATCGGCCAGGTGAAGGAAATCCTGCGTGAAGCGGGCCATCCGGTCAGATAG
- a CDS encoding winged helix-turn-helix domain-containing protein: protein MTRRETRGVTGPEAFKVFGHPLRMRLYRALHLSRTGTASQLAYQVGETVSLVSYHLRKLADHGLIDEAEGQGDGRERWWKLASEYPAPRAEDLGDTPENAAPQAALGALSFAQRADLYLGYVGTRLTWQADWRAASFSHEYLALLTAAQLAELSREMHDLVRKYESAGRAAEEAGDTEGRERVALHTYGFPFRL from the coding sequence ATGACACGCAGGGAAACCCGCGGAGTGACGGGCCCCGAGGCCTTCAAGGTCTTCGGCCATCCCCTGCGCATGAGGCTCTACCGCGCCCTCCATCTCTCCCGGACGGGCACCGCCTCCCAACTCGCCTACCAGGTGGGCGAAACCGTCTCGCTCGTCAGCTACCACCTGCGCAAGCTCGCCGATCACGGACTGATCGACGAGGCGGAGGGACAGGGTGACGGCCGGGAGCGGTGGTGGAAACTCGCCTCCGAGTACCCGGCCCCGCGCGCCGAGGACCTGGGCGACACCCCCGAGAACGCCGCCCCCCAAGCGGCCCTCGGGGCGCTCTCGTTCGCCCAGCGCGCGGACCTCTACCTCGGGTACGTCGGTACCCGGCTCACGTGGCAGGCGGACTGGCGCGCCGCCTCGTTCAGCCACGAGTACCTCGCGCTGCTCACGGCCGCGCAACTCGCGGAACTCTCCCGCGAGATGCACGACCTCGTCAGGAAGTACGAGAGCGCCGGCCGGGCGGCCGAGGAGGCCGGGGACACCGAGGGGCGCGAGAGGGTCGCGCTGCACACCTACGGCTTCCCCTTCCGTCTCTGA
- a CDS encoding MFS transporter, translating to MPPHAISAPAENGTTPPPPPAHRDGNVLRWLGAYTASMIGSNVYFVALAWAAARTGSPGQAGLVLAVGSVPRAVLMLGGGVVADRWGPRLVVIGSDAARCVFILGMAAVLMFISPSVWLLASVALVFGAVDALFLPAVGALPPRITAPGQLARVQGMSGLATRFANVAGAPIGGLTVAIGGSASAFTAAGVLFAVSLPLLLSVRIGGLPAAKSATGTDAEAAAEERETPEAGEESRVPHDALPGPRDAADARREGAGEAGAGTETAAAEKPAGGTDGKDTASPGAGRALLDGLRYIRRHRVLAPLILVSAITQLGFVGPLNIGLVLVSEEHGWGASGLGWIIAAFSAGAAGASLLLTVRGRVPRAGFVMCASTIVGSVAIACIAYAPSVALAAVAAVCVGLLAGLGGALSGALVQTQTEPGYLGRVTSVTTLFGLGIAPLVYPVMGLAIGAWGSGPVFVASAALCAAGTTLGLCVTSLRTAELPG from the coding sequence ATGCCCCCACATGCGATATCAGCGCCCGCCGAGAACGGGACCACCCCCCCACCGCCCCCCGCGCACCGCGACGGCAACGTGTTGCGCTGGCTCGGCGCCTACACCGCGTCGATGATCGGCAGCAACGTCTACTTCGTGGCCCTCGCCTGGGCGGCCGCCCGGACCGGCAGCCCCGGACAGGCCGGCCTGGTGCTCGCCGTCGGATCGGTGCCCCGCGCCGTGCTGATGCTCGGCGGCGGAGTGGTCGCGGACCGCTGGGGACCCCGCCTGGTGGTCATCGGCAGTGACGCGGCACGCTGCGTCTTCATCCTGGGCATGGCGGCTGTGCTGATGTTCATCAGCCCCTCGGTCTGGCTGCTCGCCTCGGTCGCGCTGGTCTTCGGCGCGGTCGACGCGCTGTTCCTGCCGGCGGTCGGCGCGCTGCCGCCCCGGATCACCGCGCCCGGCCAACTCGCCCGCGTGCAGGGCATGAGCGGGCTCGCCACCCGGTTCGCCAACGTCGCGGGAGCGCCCATCGGCGGCCTGACGGTGGCCATCGGCGGCTCGGCGTCGGCCTTCACGGCGGCGGGCGTGCTGTTCGCGGTGTCGCTGCCGCTGCTCCTGAGCGTACGGATCGGCGGGCTGCCCGCCGCGAAGAGCGCGACGGGTACGGACGCCGAGGCGGCCGCGGAAGAACGGGAGACCCCGGAGGCGGGGGAGGAGAGCCGCGTCCCGCACGACGCGCTGCCCGGGCCGCGCGACGCCGCCGACGCGCGTAGAGAGGGCGCCGGGGAGGCGGGAGCGGGTACGGAGACCGCCGCGGCGGAGAAGCCGGCGGGCGGTACGGACGGGAAGGACACCGCGTCCCCCGGCGCCGGCCGCGCCCTCCTGGACGGCCTGCGCTACATCCGCCGCCACCGGGTCCTCGCCCCGCTGATCCTCGTCAGCGCCATCACCCAGCTCGGCTTCGTCGGACCGCTCAACATCGGCCTCGTGCTGGTGTCCGAGGAGCACGGGTGGGGCGCGTCGGGCCTGGGCTGGATCATCGCCGCGTTCAGCGCGGGCGCCGCCGGGGCCTCGCTGCTGCTGACGGTCCGCGGCCGCGTCCCCCGGGCCGGCTTCGTGATGTGCGCCTCGACGATCGTCGGCTCGGTCGCCATCGCCTGTATCGCGTACGCCCCGTCGGTGGCCCTCGCCGCCGTCGCCGCCGTCTGCGTCGGACTGCTCGCCGGGCTCGGCGGCGCGCTGTCGGGCGCGCTCGTCCAGACCCAGACCGAACCCGGCTACCTGGGACGGGTCACCTCGGTCACGACGCTCTTCGGACTGGGCATCGCCCCGCTGGTCTACCCGGTCATGGGCCTGGCCATCGGCGCCTGGGGCTCAGGACCGGTCTTCGTGGCCAGCGCCGCGCTCTGCGCCGCGGGCACCACCCTCGGGCTGTGCGTCACGTCGCTCCGCACGGCGGAGCTGCCGGGCTGA
- a CDS encoding TIGR03085 family metal-binding protein — MSTHAKRERLLLADLLETAGPEAPTLCEGWTTRDLAAHVVVRERRLDAAGGTVLSALKNRLDRVQGEYVVKPYEELIDLIRTGPPKMSPYNIKQVDEAANTSEFYIHAEDVRRAQPDWTPRELDRVFADSLWSRLEKGARLMARKSPVGLVLRRADGRTAVARKGAPVVTVTGEPGELVLFLSGRQSAADVQLEGDKDAVTRLLEAKLGF, encoded by the coding sequence ATGTCGACCCATGCAAAGCGTGAACGACTTCTGCTCGCCGACCTGTTGGAGACCGCGGGCCCCGAGGCGCCGACCCTCTGCGAGGGCTGGACCACCCGGGACCTGGCCGCTCACGTCGTGGTGCGTGAGCGCCGGCTCGACGCGGCGGGCGGAACGGTCCTGTCCGCGCTGAAGAACCGCCTGGACCGGGTCCAGGGCGAGTACGTCGTGAAGCCGTACGAGGAGCTGATCGACCTGATCCGTACGGGACCGCCGAAGATGTCCCCGTACAACATCAAGCAGGTCGACGAGGCGGCGAACACCTCGGAGTTCTACATCCACGCGGAGGACGTCCGGCGGGCGCAGCCCGACTGGACGCCGCGCGAGCTGGACCGGGTCTTCGCGGACTCGCTGTGGTCGCGGCTGGAGAAGGGCGCCCGGCTGATGGCGCGCAAGTCCCCGGTGGGGCTGGTGCTGCGGCGGGCGGACGGCCGGACGGCGGTGGCCCGCAAGGGCGCGCCGGTGGTGACGGTCACCGGCGAGCCGGGCGAGCTGGTGCTGTTCCTCTCGGGGCGCCAGAGCGCGGCGGACGTGCAGCTGGAGGGGGACAAGGACGCGGTGACACGGCTGCTGGAAGCGAAGCTCGGGTTCTGA
- the hisI gene encoding phosphoribosyl-AMP cyclohydrolase → MSSTTPAPGPTGGLDPAIADRLKRSADGLIPAIAQQYDTGEVLMLGWMDDEALHRTLTTGRCTYWSRSRGEYWVKGDTSGHVQHVKSVALDCDADTVLVQVDQVGAACHTGARTCFDEDVLPLGR, encoded by the coding sequence ATGAGCAGCACGACCCCGGCGCCCGGACCGACCGGCGGCCTCGACCCCGCCATCGCCGACCGCCTCAAGCGCAGCGCCGACGGACTGATCCCCGCCATCGCCCAGCAGTACGACACCGGCGAGGTGCTGATGCTCGGCTGGATGGATGACGAGGCCCTGCACCGCACCCTCACCACGGGCCGCTGCACGTACTGGTCGCGCAGCCGCGGTGAATACTGGGTCAAGGGCGACACGTCGGGCCACGTCCAGCACGTGAAGTCCGTCGCCCTGGACTGCGACGCCGACACCGTCCTGGTCCAGGTCGACCAGGTCGGCGCCGCCTGCCACACCGGCGCCCGGACCTGCTTCGACGAGGACGTCCTGCCGCTCGGGCGGTGA
- a CDS encoding anthranilate synthase component I: protein MDLETFRKLAADRRVIPVSRRLLADGDTPVGLYRKLAAERPGTFLLESAENGRSWSRYSFVGVRSAATLTERDGATHWLGAPPVGVPVAGDPLAALRATVETLHTPRDLADGMPPFTGGMVGFLGFDIVRRLEKIGDHARDDLGLPELTMLLTSDLAVLDHWDNTVLLIANAINHNDLDTGVDEAYADAVARLDAMAADLARPVDSVPTALPASELPEYTALWGGPDFQAVVEDIKERIRAGEAFQVVPSQRFETPCTAGALDVYRVLRATNPSPYMYLFRFPAADGGEPFDVVGSSPEALVKVEDGHAMVHPIAGTRPRGATPQEDQALADELLADPKERAEHLMLVDLGRNDLGRVCRPGSVEVVDFMSVERYSHVMHIVSTVTGRVAADRTAFDVLTACFPAGTLSGAPKPRALQIIDEVEPTRRGVYGGCVGYLDFAGDSDTAIAIRTALLRNGTAYVQAGAGIVADSDPVSEDLECRNKAAAVLRAVHTANRLKAPAPHTR, encoded by the coding sequence ATGGATCTTGAGACCTTCCGCAAGCTGGCGGCCGACCGCCGTGTCATCCCGGTCAGCCGCCGGCTCCTCGCGGACGGCGACACGCCGGTCGGCCTGTACCGCAAGCTCGCCGCCGAGCGCCCCGGCACGTTCCTGCTGGAGTCCGCCGAGAACGGCCGCTCCTGGTCCCGCTACTCCTTCGTCGGGGTACGGTCCGCCGCCACGCTCACCGAACGCGACGGCGCCACCCACTGGCTCGGCGCGCCGCCCGTCGGCGTCCCCGTGGCCGGCGACCCGCTGGCCGCCCTGCGCGCCACCGTGGAGACCCTGCACACCCCCCGCGACCTCGCCGACGGGATGCCGCCCTTCACCGGCGGCATGGTCGGCTTCCTCGGGTTCGACATCGTCCGCCGCCTGGAGAAGATCGGCGACCACGCGCGCGACGACCTCGGGCTGCCCGAGCTGACGATGCTGCTCACCTCGGACCTCGCCGTGCTCGACCACTGGGACAACACCGTCCTGCTGATCGCCAACGCGATCAACCACAACGACCTGGACACCGGCGTCGACGAGGCCTACGCGGACGCCGTCGCCCGGCTCGACGCCATGGCCGCCGACCTCGCCAGGCCCGTCGACTCCGTGCCCACCGCGCTCCCCGCCTCCGAACTCCCCGAGTACACCGCGCTCTGGGGCGGCCCCGACTTCCAGGCCGTCGTGGAGGACATCAAGGAGCGCATCCGGGCCGGCGAGGCCTTCCAGGTCGTCCCCTCCCAGCGCTTCGAGACCCCCTGCACCGCCGGCGCGCTCGACGTCTACCGGGTGCTGCGCGCCACCAACCCCAGCCCGTACATGTACCTGTTCCGCTTCCCCGCCGCCGACGGGGGCGAGCCCTTCGACGTCGTCGGCTCCAGCCCCGAGGCGCTGGTGAAGGTCGAGGACGGGCACGCCATGGTCCACCCCATCGCCGGGACCCGGCCGCGCGGCGCCACCCCGCAGGAGGACCAGGCGCTCGCCGACGAGCTGCTCGCCGACCCCAAGGAACGCGCCGAGCACCTCATGCTCGTGGACCTGGGCCGCAACGACCTCGGGCGGGTCTGCCGGCCCGGCAGCGTCGAGGTGGTCGACTTCATGTCCGTCGAGCGGTACTCGCACGTCATGCACATCGTGTCCACCGTCACCGGCCGCGTCGCCGCGGACCGTACCGCCTTCGACGTGCTGACCGCGTGCTTCCCCGCGGGCACCCTGTCCGGGGCGCCCAAGCCGCGCGCCCTCCAGATCATCGACGAGGTGGAGCCCACCCGGCGGGGCGTGTACGGCGGCTGCGTCGGCTATCTCGACTTCGCCGGGGACTCCGACACCGCCATCGCCATCAGGACCGCCCTGCTCAGGAACGGCACCGCGTACGTCCAGGCCGGGGCGGGCATCGTCGCCGACTCCGACCCGGTCTCCGAGGACCTGGAGTGCCGCAACAAGGCGGCGGCGGTCCTCCGGGCCGTCCACACGGCGAACCGGCTCAAGGCGCCCGCGCCCCATACGCGCTGA
- a CDS encoding TIGR02234 family membrane protein, translated as MSAVPVPQPRAAVPVSTDAASSRRSLAVALLLGAAGAAVVLIASGQVWSRGSASVGGGSVPLSADGRDVTGVPAALAVVGLAALVAVFAVRSGGRLLVSLLLTLSGAGAAATAFLGASDSSALDEKAATTVGDSSATIGDVLTRTAWPYVTAAAGLLILLAGLLALRYGKQWPAMSGRYEREGAPRAGGASAARVPAARRGPGRPAPVVDPDRPEDLWKALDRGEDPTRET; from the coding sequence GTGAGTGCCGTCCCCGTACCCCAGCCACGCGCCGCCGTCCCGGTGTCCACCGACGCCGCGAGCAGCCGCCGCAGTCTCGCCGTCGCCCTCCTCCTCGGCGCCGCGGGCGCCGCCGTCGTCCTGATCGCCTCCGGCCAGGTCTGGTCCCGGGGCTCCGCGTCCGTGGGCGGCGGCAGCGTGCCGCTCTCGGCCGACGGCCGTGACGTCACCGGCGTGCCCGCCGCCCTCGCCGTGGTGGGCCTGGCCGCCCTCGTCGCCGTGTTCGCCGTCCGCAGCGGGGGCCGCCTGCTCGTCTCCCTGCTGCTCACGCTGAGCGGCGCGGGAGCCGCCGCCACGGCCTTCCTCGGCGCGTCGGACAGCTCCGCCCTGGACGAGAAGGCCGCCACGACGGTCGGCGACAGCTCCGCGACCATCGGCGACGTCCTGACCCGCACGGCCTGGCCGTACGTCACCGCCGCCGCCGGGCTCCTCATCCTGCTCGCCGGCCTGCTCGCCCTGCGGTACGGCAAGCAGTGGCCCGCCATGTCGGGGCGCTACGAACGCGAGGGCGCCCCCCGCGCCGGCGGCGCGAGCGCCGCCCGGGTGCCCGCCGCGCGCCGCGGTCCCGGCAGGCCCGCACCCGTCGTCGACCCCGACCGGCCGGAGGACCTGTGGAAGGCTCTGGACCGGGGCGAGGACCCCACGCGGGAGACGTGA
- a CDS encoding HGxxPAAW family protein, with the protein MAGSSHGHTPAAWTGVTIAFIGFCVGGVFTVTADPVGFWVGIGVVLLGGVVGLGMKLMGLGMPQESAELAHARAEAGRSQTEGYGSEADADRAEEKTHQSV; encoded by the coding sequence ATGGCGGGCAGCAGCCACGGACACACCCCGGCCGCCTGGACCGGTGTCACCATCGCGTTCATCGGGTTCTGTGTCGGCGGAGTCTTCACCGTGACGGCGGACCCGGTCGGGTTCTGGGTCGGCATCGGTGTCGTCCTGCTCGGCGGCGTGGTCGGCCTCGGGATGAAGCTCATGGGCCTCGGGATGCCGCAGGAGTCCGCAGAGCTGGCGCACGCCAGGGCCGAGGCCGGGCGTTCGCAGACCGAGGGTTACGGCAGCGAGGCCGACGCCGACCGGGCCGAGGAGAAGACCCACCAGTCCGTCTGA
- a CDS encoding DUF2752 domain-containing protein, which produces MPVPSAPVPAGPEPSAGQTPAATAPSGAFAPGTWSAPARHPDLTPRPPASPVRRLLAPVGSLAAVAGAFTYVGLIDPNHPGHYPVCPLFALTGLYCPGCGGLRSAHAVAHGDLVAALGDNALAVLGYGAAAVLWVLWTVRSVRGSTRRPLPIPRNPALWWAVGGVVLIFTLIRNLPFGSSLAP; this is translated from the coding sequence ATGCCAGTCCCCTCCGCACCGGTCCCCGCGGGACCCGAGCCGTCGGCCGGACAGACCCCCGCCGCCACCGCGCCCTCCGGGGCCTTCGCGCCCGGCACCTGGTCCGCGCCCGCGCGGCACCCGGACCTCACACCGCGCCCGCCGGCCTCGCCGGTACGGCGTCTCCTGGCCCCCGTCGGCTCCCTGGCCGCGGTCGCCGGGGCCTTCACGTACGTCGGGCTGATCGACCCGAACCACCCCGGCCACTACCCGGTCTGCCCGCTGTTCGCCCTCACCGGCCTCTACTGCCCCGGCTGCGGCGGACTGCGCAGCGCCCACGCCGTCGCCCACGGCGACCTGGTGGCCGCCCTCGGCGACAACGCGCTGGCCGTCCTCGGTTACGGGGCCGCGGCCGTCCTCTGGGTGCTCTGGACGGTCCGGAGCGTACGGGGCAGCACCCGCCGGCCCCTGCCGATCCCGCGCAATCCTGCGCTGTGGTGGGCCGTCGGGGGAGTGGTCCTGATCTTCACACTGATCAGAAACCTGCCCTTTGGCTCGTCGCTCGCCCCCTGA